One Rhizoctonia solani chromosome 1, complete sequence DNA window includes the following coding sequences:
- a CDS encoding vacuolar protein sorting-associated protein VPS24, with protein sequence MSMKSINRFLYGPTPEEKVRAWQQKLRTEQRQLDKEIRQLDTATAKARTTLKQLATKGDVKSARVLAKEVVRSNKQKDRLHVSKARLGSIGVQLQHQMAMVKVTGSLQKSTEIMKLSNSLVKLPQISAAMREMTMEMTKAGIMEEMLDETLEGFDEDEELEEEADEEVEKVLFELTDGKLGQAGKVGGELPTTEDAEEEDEQDREMERMRQQLQAHLSS encoded by the exons ATGTCCATGAAATCCATCAACCGATTCCTTTACGGTCCTACCCCAGAGGAGAAAGTacgggcttggcagcagaaGCTGAGAACTGAACAGAGGCAACTGGACAAGGAAATTCGGCAG CTCGATACAGCCACCGCAAAGGCACGCACCACGCTCAAGCAACTTGCGACCAAGGGGGATGTCAAGTCGGCTCGTGTTTTGGCTAAGGAAGTCGTGAGGAGTAATAAACAAAAGGATCGCCTACACGTGAGCAAAGCGCGGCTTGGGTCTATTGGTGTTCAGCTGCAACATCAGATGG CTATGGTCAAGGTCACAGGCTCGCTCCAAAAATCCACTGAAATCATGAAACTCAGTAATTCCCTCGTCAAGTTGCCTCAAATTAGTGCTGCCATGCGGGAGATGACCATGGAGATGACCAAG GCTGGtattatggaagaaatgttgGACGAGACTTTGGAAGGTttcgacgaggacgaggaatTGGAAGAGGAGGCAGACGAGGAAGTAGAGAAGGTCTTATTCGAACTAACTGATGGGAAACTTGGTCAAGCCGGGAAAGTGGGCGGAGAGCTTCCG ACCACCGAAGatgccgaggaagaagacgagCAAGATCGCGAGATGGAGCGTATGCGCCAGCAACTACAAGCACATCTCAGTAGCTGA
- a CDS encoding beta-catenin-like protein 1: protein MDVDELFKGSKVTLSGNKRKMAANPTPEMLKRMKVNSEPASANGSSSGPSKPVSRPVTVRDEEEDEAAQNFAPGGDADYFAEEDDEGRFFGGGLTDEQKQILNIFDRAGGEGAQDEEGSELNAVGVRRLLSKLEKAVAKNQDQRSKYPNAPEKFIDSEADLDAAIKALLPLAQAPTVAYPELIKSGATTLLVGLLSHENMDIVIDVVEVIHEFTDEDVGGEDEDEDEDDEGQVVRKGEGALKDLIDSMVTSQTLELLVQNLSRMDEKEETDRQGVFHTLGIFENVLASRPTLAETLVSTTTIVQWLLNRIIQKEHDDNRGYAAEVLSILVQSSRSNRLVLAKADGIDTILRALNTFRNRDPAGPDETEFMENVFDALCSSLAEPEIREQFQQAEGVDLMVLIMKENRASKSRAIKVLDYALSGPLGAANCSTFVEAVGLKPLFSAFMGKSAKKSKTGTAMPASEDIGHILGVISSLFANLDSDSPPRIRVLAKFVEAELRITDREINAEKKELLAAGEDVSEMEDLFLLRRLDGGLFTLQTIDVLLAWVIMEDDGIKQHVEMLFGRRGKTVKDIEKVLRSYLENIGEADPEDETPEAITSTAQRNILTGLIGFIEGC, encoded by the exons ATGGATGTTGACGAGCTTTTCAAG GGTTCTAAAGTCACTTTGAGTGGCAACAAGAGAAAGATGGCAGCCAACCCAACCCCAG AAATGCTGAAAAGGATGAAGGTTAACTCTGAACCAGCATCGGCCAACGGTAGCTCTTCAGGTCCATCCAAACCCGTTTCACGGCCTGTGACTGTCAGGGACGAAGAGGAGGATGAGGCAGCACAGAATTTCGCGCCCGGTGGTGACGCCGACTATTTTGCAGAAGAGGATGATGAGGGAAGATTCTTCGGCGGAGGGCTCACAGACGAGCAAAAGCAAATACTTAATATCTTTGATCGGGCGGGAGGAGAGGGCGCGCAGGATGAAGAA GGCTCTGAGTTAAATGCCGTCGGAGTTCGTCGGCTCTTGTCGAAACTTGAGAAGGCAGTGGCTAAAAACCAGGACCAGCGTTCGAAATACCCGAATGCACCTGAAAA ATTCATAGATTCCGAGGCCGATCTCGATGCAGCTATCAAAGCTTTACTACCCCTAGCGCAAGCACCGACTGTAGCATATCCTGAACTGATCAAGTCCGGAGCAACCACTTTGCTCGTGGGATTGTTAAGTCACGAAAACATGGATATTGTAATCGATGTAGTGGAAGTCATCCATGAATTCACTGATGAAGACGTTGGGGGCGAAGATgaagacgaggacgaggacgatgaAGGACAAGTCGTTCGGAAGGGTGAGGGCGCGTTGAAAGACCTTATTGACTCGATG GTAACCAGCCAGACGCTGGAGCTCTTGGTCCAAAACCTTTCCAGGATGGATGAAAAAGAGGAGACCGACCGGCAGGGCGTCTTTCATACATTAG GTATATTCGAAAATGTACTTGCCTCACGACCCACTCTGGCCGAAACCTTGGTTTCTACTACTACGATCGTCCAGTGGCTCCTCAATCGCATAATCCAAAAAGAGCATGACGATAATCGTGGCTATGCTGCAGAGGTGCTTTCAATTCTAGTCCAATCGTCAAGGAGCAACCGCCTGGTTTTGGCCAAAGCGGACGGGATCGACACTATTCTACGCGCACTAAATACATTCAGAAACCGGGATCCCGCGGGCCCTGACGAAACCGAATTTATGGAGAACGTTTTTGATGCACTATGCTCATCTTTAGCCGAGCCGGAAATTCGAGAACAATTCCAGCAAGCTGAAGGGGTTGACCTTATGGTATTAATCATGAA GGAAAATCGTGCATCTAAATCGCGTGCTATCAAGGTCTTAGACTATGCGTTATCCGGCCCGCTTGGTGCTGCAAATTGTAGTACATTTGTTGAAGCAGTGGGCCTGAAGCCCCTTTTTTCCGCATTTATGGGAAAG AGCGCAAAAAAGAGCAAAACTGGAACTGCTATGCCCGCTTCGGAGGATATTGGGCACATTCTCGGCGTTATTTCTAGCCTTTTCGCCAATTTGGATTCCGACTCGCCTCCGCGTATACGAGTGCTAGCAAAATTCGTAGAGGCGGA GTTGAGGATTACCGACAGAGAGATCAACGCTGAAAAGAAA GAACTATTGGCAGCCGGAGAAGACGTAAGCGAGATGGAGGATTTGTTTCTCCTAAGACGGTTGGATGGCGGTCTTTTTACCCTCCAAACTATCGACGTTTTATTGGCGTGGGTTATAATGGAGGACGACGGT ATTAAACAACATGTGGAGATGTTGTTTGGTCGCCGAGGCAAAACCGTAAAGGACATCGAAAAAGTGCTTAGAAGCTATCTTGAGAATATTGGCGAGGCGGATCCAGAAGATGAGACCCCCGAGGCAATCACTTCCACCGCTCAGCGAAACATCTTGACTGGGTTGATTGGATTCATTGAGGGATGCTGA
- a CDS encoding U3 small nucleolar RNA-associated protein 15 — protein MADYAPVTIRQSARPSKQRNPDSRYWRRFKHPTIIKDNAPVTSIHFAPTAPHRCAVTSGTHVQILAPKTNKITKNISRFKDTARIAGDDTGLIQIFDVNSRAILRTLNEHKQPVHITKFSPQDSTQILSCSDDTTVKLWDIPSETAIHTFASHTDYVRAGQVSPSNPSLILTGSYDATVRLFDARTGTCTMTMGADLARVGPVESVLMFPSGSLAVAATGNIIRAWDLVAGGRCIRALSNHQKSITSLAFDGTASRLLTGGLDQLVKVYDITTYRVVHTMRYPAPILSLAVSPDDTHIAAGMADGSLSMRRRQPKASEAVANTERTSETGAYDFFMRGGSFALGSKGLSSRPKNGRGKQVSATGILDEFRVEKRRQKRLREYDRLLKTFKYGAALDAVLRKNVPPTTAFSLISELMHRDGLRIALGGRDDVSLEPVLRLLIKHISDPRFGNMCCDVAGIVIDMYTSILGRSPLIDTLFVRLRKKLEQELKFQRELHLLGGALDMILASAALSA, from the exons ATGGCCGATTACGCACCAGTGACAATACGCCAAAGTGCGCGGCCCTCAAAACAGCGTAACCCCGATTCTAGGTACTGGCGTCGGTTCAAGCACCCAacaataatcaaagacaacGCCCCTGTTACCTCTATTCACTTTGCTCCTACTGCCCCCCACCGATGTGCCGTTACCTCGGGAACGCACGTCCAGATACTTGCTCCTAAAACCAACAAGATTACCAAAAATATCTCGAGGTTCAAGGATACTGCCAGAA TTGCTGGCGATGACACTGGTTTAATTCAG ATTTTCGACGTTAATAGCCGTGCAATATTGAGGACACTCAACGAGCATAAACA ACCTGTACATATAACCAAATTTTCCCCACAAGACTCCACCCAGATCCTATCTTGCTCCGATGATACAACCGTAAAGCTCTGGGATATTCCCTCCGAAACTGCGATTCACACATTTGCTTCCCACACCGACTACGTCCGCGCGGGCCAGGTTTCACCTTCCAACCCGTCCCTTATTTTGACAGGTTCCTACGACGCAACCGTTCGACTCTTTGATGCTCGTACTGGTACATGCACTATGACCATGGGAGCTGACCTGGCACGAGTAGGCCCAGTCGAGAGCGTTCTAATGTTCCCTTCCGGAAGTTTAGCGGTTGCAGCGACTGGGAACATTATTCGCGCATGGGACTTGGTTGCGGGTGGAAGATGCATACGTGCACTATCCAACCACCAGAAGAGTATAACATCTTTGGCATTTGATGGAACTGCGTCGAGGCTGTTAACGGGCGGGCTTGACCAACTTGTCAAAGTCTACGACATAACGACCTATCGGGTGGTGCATACAATGCGGTATCCTGCACCAATACTCTCGTTGGCGGTCTCG CCTGACGATACTCATATTGCTGCCGGCATGGCTGATGGGTCGTTGTCTATGCGTCGAAGACAGCCCAAGGCGTCCGAGGCTGTGGCAAACACAGAGCGAACATCCGAGACTGGCGCCTACGACTTCTTTATGAGGGGAGGTTCATTTGCCTTGGGCTCCAAAGGATTAAGCTCTCGTCCGAAAAACGGGAGGGGAAAGCAGGTCTCAGCGACGGGAATACTGGACGAGTTTCGCGTCGAAAAAAGGCGACAGAAAAGACTGCGAGAATACGACAGATTGCTCAAGACTTTCAAGTATGGGGCTGCACTGGACGCTGTACTTCGCAAA AATGTTCCCCCAACTACTGCTTTCTCCCTCATATCTGAATTGATGCACCGGGACGGACTACGAATTGCCCTAGGAGGGCGAGACGATGTTTCACTGGAACCGGTGCTTAGACTTCTGATCAAACACATTTCTGACCCTCGCTTTGGCAACATGTGCTGCGACGTTGCTGGTATCGTCATTG ATATGTACACCAGCATTCTTGGTCGTTCCCCATTGATTGATACACTATTTGTGCGACTCAGGAAAAAGCTTGAACAGGAGCTCAAATTCCAACGGGAACTTCATCTTTTAGGGGGCGCGCTAGATATGATTCTGGCTTCGGCGGCGTTGAGTGCATGA
- a CDS encoding translationally-controlled tumor protein: MLLFKDVLSGDEIISDAYKLKEVDDVVYEVDCSMIVVKDGDINIGANPSAEEQEEALEDGAKQVNNVVYSFKLQSTSFDKKSYLTYLKGYMKAVKAYLSTAKPDRVEAFEKGAQAYAKKIVANFKNFEFYTGESMNADGLVLLLNYREDGITPYFVIWKDGLKEEKL, from the exons ATGTTGCTCTTCAAAGATGTTCTTAGCGGCGATGAAATTATATCGGATGCCTACAAACT GAAAGAAGTCGACGATGTCGTCTATGAGGTGGATTGTTCTATGATCGTCGTCAAAGATGGCGATATTAATATTG GTGCCAACCCTTCGGCTgaagaacaagaagaagCTTTAGAGGACGGCGCCAAGCAGGTTAACAACGTTGTTTATTCGTTCAAACTCCAGTCAACTAGTTTTGACAAGAAGTCTTATTTGACTTACCTCAAG GGTTACATGAAAGCCGTAAAAGCATATCTTTCTACAGCAAAACCAGATCGAGTAGAAGCTTTTGAAAAGGGTGCTCAGGCTTACGCCAAAAAAATTGTTGCGAACTTCAAGAATTTTGAGTTT TACACCGGCGAGTCCATGAATGCTGATGGCCTAGTTCTCCTCTTGAATTACCGCGAGGATGGGATTACGC CCTACTTCGTTATCTGGAAGGATGGATTGAAGGAGGAAAAGCTTTAA
- a CDS encoding transporter protein Sec22, with protein sequence MVRSTHIARASDALPLAASVDDEETEQALQEYKQQAKLVCRRITPQSEPKCSIESGPYTLHYLIAGNVTYLVICDASYPRKLAFSYLDELTKEFERVYGDKIEGVRKPYAFVGFDTFMSKTARLYRDTRSATASSESNLDKLNGELQDVTRIMTKNMEELLWRGDSLDRMSHLSTSLRSESAKYRKAARNINTQALIRKWAPVGAVGLFILVFIYAKFF encoded by the exons ATGGTCCGTTCCACACATATTGCACGCGCTTCAGACGCGCTCCCGCTTGCAGCCAGCGTTGATGACGAAGAG ACAGAGCAAGCACTTCAGGAGTACAAGCAACAGGCCAAGCTCGTATGCCGAAGGATAACACCTCAGTCCGAGCCCAAATGCAGCATCGAAAGTGGCCCATACACGCTTCA TTACCTTATAGCGGGAAACGTAACCTACCTTGTCATTTGTGATGCGTCGTATCCCCGCAAACTCGCCTTCTCGTACCTAGACGAGCTTACCAAGGAATTCGAAAGAGTTTATGGAGACAAGATTGAAGGCGTACGAAAGCCATATGCTTTCGTTGGCTTTG ATACCTTCATGTCAAAAACTGCCCGGCTATACCGGGATACCCGTTCGGCTACAGCTTCTTCGGAAAGCAACCTTGACAAGCTCAATGGAGAGCTACAGGATGTAACAAGGATCATGACCAAAAATATGGAGGAGTTACTCTGGCGCGGAGATAGCTTAGACA GAATGTCGCATCTCTCGACCTCCTTGAGATCCGAATCAGCAAAATATAGGAAAGCGGCACGAAATATCAATACCCAAG CGCTCATTCGCAAGTGGGCGCCTGTTGGTGCCGTAGGCCTCTTTATTCTAGTCTTCATCTATGCGAAATTCTTCTGA
- a CDS encoding Bystin, translated as MPRATTPKDKTRHDPLHVQIGEDETYAKFGRVSTNKRGKKRKSENQEELETALDERTSRKIFDLAKDQQEELDLVDEGGVEDAEEESDSVEQLDNTRSARSPAAQYSDDDDENEYPEEEYEELEIDPEDMTALDALMPSNVETRKTLADMIMEKLNAAEAATGGTENKTIRISAKPDSREAGPPNPAEGLNPKVVEVYTKVGQLLNHYKSGPLPKPFKVLPSLPQWARLLALTKPHEWTPHAHYAATRMLVSNLKPESVRHYLEGVLLEAVRDDIRINGKLNVHLYDALKKAVYKPAAFFKGIVFPLCETGCTLKEAAIVASVLMKVSVPNLHSAAALLRLASMDYSGPNSLFIRILLDKKYALPYKVVDGLVFHFIRIANTHKGSRADGDKLPVLWHQSLLVFCQRYASDLSPDQRDSLLDVIRARPHVQIGPEVRRELINAASKSNQRDNDVEMH; from the exons ATGCCACGAGCAACCACTCCCAAGGACAAAACACGCCACGACCCACTTCATGTCCAGATAGGCGAGGATGAAACTTATGCTAAATTCGGCCGTGTTAGCACCAACAAACGGGGCAAGAAGCGAAAGAGCGAGAACCAGGAGGAACTGGAG ACAGCGCTTGACGAAAGGACCTCTCGCAAGATCTTTGACCTAGCAAAGGACCAGCAAGAAGAGTTAGATTTGGTTGACGAAGGTGGTGTAGAGGATGCTGAGGAAGAGTCCGATTCCGTCGAGCAACTAGACAACACTAGGAGCGCTAGGTCTCCGGCTGCACAATATagcgatgatgatgacgaaaACGAATACCcagaggaagaatatgaggAACTG GAAATCGACCCGGAAGATATGACTGCACTCGACGCTCTCATGCCATCCAACGTCGAAACAAGGAAGACATTAGCTGACATGATAATGGAAAAGCTCAACGCTGCCGAAGCGGCAACAGGAGGAACAGAAAACAAAACAATACGAATATCAGCCAAGCCCGATTCAAGGGAAG CCGGGCCTCCCAATCCGGCTGAAGGCTTGAACCCCAAGGTTGTCGAAGTGTATACTAA AGTTGGGCAGCTGTTAAATCACTACAAGTCTGGACCT CTCCCTAAACCGTTCAAGGTCTTACCATCTCTTCCTCAGTGGGCCCGACTTCTCGCTCTAACCAAACCCCACGAATGGACCC CTCACGCCCATTATGCGGCTACGAGGATGTTGGTCTCTAATCTCAAACCAGAGTCCGTTCGTCACTACCTGGAGGGTGTGCTTTTGGAAGCTGTACGAGATGACATTCGTATCAATGGGAAACTAAACGTCCATCTATATGATGCGCTAAAGAAAGCGGTGTACAAGCCTGCTGCATTTTTCAAGGGAATCGTGTTTCCTCTATGCGAG ACAGGATGCACGCTCAAAGAAGCAGCTATTGTGGCTTCTGTGCTCATGAAAGTCAGCGTGCCAAATCTGCATTCTGCCGCCGCGCTCTTGCGACTAGCTAGCATGGACTACTCTGGACCCAACTCGCTCTTCATTCGTATTCTTTTG GATAAAAAATACGCCCTCCCTTACAAAGTTGTTGATGGGCTGGTGTTTCACTTCATTAGGATAGCGAATACACACAAGGGATCCCGGGCCGATGGTGATAAGCTGCCTGTCTTATGGCACCAAAGCTTGCTCGTTTTCTGCCAAAG ATATGCATCAGATCTGTCTCCTGACCAGAGGGATTCATTGCTCGACGTGATACGTGCTCGTCCACATGTGCAGATTGGACCAGAAGTCCGCCGAGAACTTATCAACGCGGCTTCCAAGAGTAACCAGCGGGATAATGACGTAGAAATGCATTGA
- a CDS encoding GMC oxidoreductase → MLCLFLFSVFAGATLAQGSVNNSTATTRYDYIVVGAGASGIIVADRLSEAGKNVLLIERGGPSTLATGGTEVPPWPSKTNLTRFDIPGLYESIVSTAPAYWWCDDIQAGAACLIGGGTAVNGLLYWYPTDAEWDTSNGWPKGWQQPNAALNKVKARLPSTDIPSTDGKRYLTQVYDVVKSILKTQNYSAITINEDRNSKNRIYGHPNYYIQDGKRTGPMDTYLKTARARSNFKLITNTKVLSVIRNGAQITGVQTNDNSLNGNGIIQLTSKGRVILSAGAFGTAKILFGSGIGPSDQIALIVGTLLCPSTFHLRRSTSIFRVDWYDNFAPIWSNPRVSDANQYVRDRSGVFAGSSPRINFWRQYNGSDGKTRYVQGTSRPGAWGVSTIYPYNVTSQFVITLYLATGLTSTGRIGMKDTSLAMSPIVKPWFTDPVDKAVMINAMNDILSTYKQVPDLVLVAPDNVTSIDRHIAQVLHTPNHWTGSTRIGTSSSDSVVDTTTKVWGTDNLFVVDAGIMPGMTAGNPQGAIFVMAENAVAKIIALAGGP, encoded by the exons ATGCTATGTCTCTTTCTCTTCTCTGTTTTTGCGGGTGCAA CTCTCGCTCAAGGGAGCGTTAACAACTCGACCGCCACTACACGATACGATTATATCGTCGTTGGTGCTGGCGCATCAGGTATCATAGTCGCAGATCGCCTGTCTGAAGCAGGGAAAAATGTCCTTCTGATAGAAAG GGGTGGGCCTAGTACATTAGCAACAGGAGGCACTGAAGTACCACCCTGGCCAAGCAAGACGAAT CTCACAAGATTTGACATACCTGGCTTGTACGAATCGATCGTTTCCACTGCACCCGCATACTGGTGGTGTGATG ATATCCAGGCTGGTGCAGCGTGCCTCATTGGGGGTGGGACGGCTGTCAATGGACT GCTTTACTGGTATCCGACCGATGCAGAATGGGATACCTCGAATGGTTGGCCGAAAGGGTGGCAACAACCAAACGCCGCGCTTAACAAGGTCAAAGCAAGACTACCCTCAACAGACATACCGTCGACAGATGGGAAACGTTATCTCACTCAAGTATATGATGTTGTTAAATCCATTTTGAAGACGCAGAACTACTCTGCGATTACCATCAATGAGGATCGTAACTCGAAGAACCGTATTTATGGTCATCCGAACTACTAT ATCCAAGATGGAAAACGTACAGGCCCGATGGATACATATCTCAAGACGGCCAGGGCTCGATCCAACTTCAAGCTCATCACCAACACCAAGGTTCTCTCTGTCATTCGCAATGGCGCTCAGATCACAGGTGTTCAGACCAATGATAACTCCC TCAACGGAAATGGAATCATTCAACTCACCTCAAAGGGCCGAGTCATTCTATCTGCAGGTGCTTTCGGAACGGCAAAGATTCTGTTCGGGTCAGGCATTGGTCCATCGGACCAAATCGCTCTCATAGTGGGAACTCTGCTCTGTCCAAGCACCTTCCACCTTCGTCGCAGTACATCAATCTTCCG CGTCGATTGGTACGATAATTTTGCACCAATATGGTCAAATCCGCGTGTTTCGGACGCAAACCAGTATGTGCGAGATCGCTCAGGTGTTTTTGCCGGTTCGTCTCCTCGGATCAACTTTTGGCGTCAATACAACGGGTCGGACGGCAAGACCCGTTATGTACAGGGGACATCGCGCCCAGGTGCTTGGGGAGTTTCAACGATATACCCCTACAATGTTACATCACAGTTCGTTATAACTTTGTATCTTGCCACCGGTCTTACTTCGACCGGAAGGATCG GCATGAAAGATACGTCTCTGGCTATGAGTCCGATTGTCAAGCCATGGTTCACCGACCCTGTTGACAAAGCGGTGATGATCAATGCAATGAACGATATACTGTCCACGTACAAACAGGTCCCCGACCTTGTTTTGGTGGCTCCTGACAATGTTACTTCTATCGATCGCCATATTGCTCAGGTGCTGCATACACCCAACCACTGGACTGGCTCAACCAGGATCGGGACAAGCTCTTCCGACTCGGTCGTCGATACAACTACCAAAGTGTGGGGAACTGATAATCTGTTTGTCGTTGATGCAGGTATCATGCCTGGTATGACGGCGGGCAACCCCCAGGGCGCAATTTTTGTGATGGCGGAGAATGCAGTGGCGAAGATTATAGCACTAGCTGGAGGTCCTTAA